One window of the Camarhynchus parvulus chromosome 24, STF_HiC, whole genome shotgun sequence genome contains the following:
- the LOC115913095 gene encoding transmembrane protein 45B-like, whose amino-acid sequence MSPMPTTFLGSALRGTFFFAFGLWWSVRYPLKYLRRKGGAEGQPGRGHTEVFEGAVKAFFALVGILVEQFVPTGPHLQLYSPKTHSWTDLTHWHYSTIYLFFLLSGITDMVSHSPLKLPPGLDRLSLSLALLVEGLLFCFRDYSDAVLDQHLHSLLAVAIFAGALCALLEVFHRDHIILETFRTSSFLLQGSWLWQIGFVLSPPWGGPGWDQTDSSNLLFLTMCFCWHYLGALATVAANAAASRCCNESCQLKFGDIDVELDCGLCLHRGKKSSGGTLLPESSLDDK is encoded by the exons ATGAGCCCGATGCCAACAACATTTTTGGGCAGTGCCCTCCGGGGCACTTTCTTCTTCGCCTTTGGCCTGTGGTGGTCGGTGAGGTACCCCCTGAAGTACCTCAGGAGGAAAGGGGGTGCTGAGGGCCAGCCGGGCCGTGGGCACACGGAGGTCTTCGAAGGCGCGGTCAAAGCTTTCTTTGCTCTAGTAG GGATACTGGTGGAGCAGTTTGTCCCCACTGGTCCCCACCTGCAGCTGTACAGCCCCAAGACGCACAGCTGGACTGACCTCACCCACTGGCACTACTCCACCATctacctcttcttcctcctctccgGCATCACAGACATGGTCTCACACTCCCCACTCAAGCTACCCCCTGGCTTAGACCGGCTCTCgctgtccctggctctgcttgTGGAAG GTTTGCTCTTCTGTTTCCGTGACTACAGCGATGCTGTGCTGGACCAGCACCTCcactccctgctggctgtggctaTCTTTGCCGGAGCCCTCTGTGCCTTGCTAGAGGTGTTCCACCGAGACCATATCATCCTGGAGACATTCAGGACcagctccttccttctccagggCTCTTGGCTTTGGCAG ATTGGGTTTGTGTTGTCCCCTCCGTGGGGAGGACCAGGTTGGGACCAGACCGACTCCAGCAACCTCTTGTTCCTCACCATGTGCTTCTGCTGGCACTACTTGGGTGCTCTCGCCACTGTGGCTGCCAATGCTGCTGCATCCCGCTG ctgcaatGAGTCCTGCCAGCTGAAATTTGGGGACATCGACGTGGAGTTGGACTGTGGCTTGTGCCTCCACAGAGGGAAGAAGAGCTCCGGTGGCACCTTGCTGCCAGAGAGCAGCTTGGATGACAAATGA